Within the Planctomycetia bacterium genome, the region TCGACGATCCGACGTCGCGCTACGTGCTGATCGCCGAGGCTCGCGCGCTGGCGACCGAAGCGGCCGACTTCGCGACCTTGCGCGAAGCGCTCAGGCAGTTGCTCGACGAGTTCGAAGTCGACGCGACGACGACCCGCCTCGACGCTTGGAACGCGCTCGTCAAGCGCCCGCGCGTCGACACGGCGACGATGCAACAATTGGCGAACGAAGCGACGAGCCTCTTCGACCAAGCGACCGTCGACGCGAAGTTCGACGACGGGAAGCGCTACGGCGAGTTCGCGCTCGCCGTGACCCGCCGCTTGCCGAATGCGGCGGCCGGCGCGAAGCTCATCACCGAGAAGAACGCCGCGCTCGCCGCGCGACAAAAAGAATGGCCCGCGCTCGCGGCGTTGGCCGAGAAGCTGAAGACCGCGCCCGACGACGCCGAGGCGAACCTCGCGCTCGCCCGCTACCTGGCGCTCGCGGCCGAAGATTGGCCGGCCGCGTTCCCGCGCTACGCCAAGAGCGGCGACGAAACGCTCGCCGGACTCGGCGCGAAGAGCGTCAAGGCCTTGGAAAACACGGCGGCTCAGAGCGCCGCCGGCGACGCCTGGTGGGACGCCGCGCAAGCCGCCCTGAACATCGACCTCTCGGCCGTGCCGGCCGGCGGTGCGATGCCCAACCGCACCTTCGGCGAACCCGCGACGACATCGACCAACTCAACATCGAACCCGACCACGAACCCGACCACGAACTCGTCAACCAACTCAAACACGAACAACTCCGGATCCACCGGCGCGAACGTACCTCGCGGCAACGCGCCCGCCCCTGCCGCCGGCGACCAGCGTCAGATCGCGGCCTACTATCAAGCGCTCGGCGGCATGGTCACCGTGAGAGCGCCGGGCACCAACAGCTATCAACAATTATTGTCGACGCAGCGGTTGCCCGACGGCCCGTTCTCGCTTACCACGGTGACGCTGAACGATTTGAAGAACGTGGGAGATAACGAATTGCTCCCGTTGCGAGGTTTGCCGGAGCTGCAGATTTTGGTGCTCAACAATACCTCGGTCTCCTCGCGAGGTTTAGCCGCTCTCAAAGGCTTGCCGATCGCAAGATTGCAGTTGTTACGCCACGCTCAATTCACGGATGAGATCGCTCCGTATTTAGTCGCGCTTCCCAATCTCTCCACGCTGGAGATTCGATACTGCTCCTTCACCGATGCCGGTCTGGCGCAATTGAAGGATTGCAAGAAGTTGGGCAACTTGGAACTTTCCGGTTCGCCGGTCACCGGTGCCGGCTTCTCGCAATTCCCCGATGATTGCAAAATCGGCTCGCTCATGTTGGCGAATACGCCGTTCGACGACGTGGGGATGGCGAACGTGACTCGCTTTCGCGAGATTTATCTGCTGGACGTGCTCGGCACGAAGGTCACCGATCGCGGGACGAGAAACATCCAAAACCTCGAACGCATGGTCACGCTCCGCTTATCGGGCACGAACACTTCGGATGTCACGCTTCGCTTGTTGGAAAAAATGCCGAAGCTGACGCGCATCGATGTCGGCCTAGGCGCAACGCCGGAAGGAGTGCAATCGCTACGAAACGCACTGCCGAAATGCAATGTCCCGAACCCGTAGCACATGCTTGACGGCGGTCGCGTCATATTTATCGCCGACCATACGACGGCGTGAACGCCGCGCACGAACTCAACTTCGAGAGCGCTCCCGCTCCCGGCTGGCTCGATAGCGCGCCCGCGGTGTGGTATTCTCAAACCGGGGGGATTTCATTGCCGCACGAAAGACGTTGCGTGCGAGGCCCCGCTCGGGTCGGTGAAATCGTTCGGCGGATCACACGTTATGCAAGCCACGCTCGAGCCCAGCCGCAGCGGCGATGAATCGTCGTCGCACGGCACTTCCTCGCACGGCACTTCGCGCAGCCTGATCGAGCGTGTGCGCGGCGACGAGCTCGGCGCTTGGGATCGGCTGGTCACCCTCTATGCTCCGCTCGTGGCCTACTGGTGCCGCACGCGCCGGCTGGGCCATGCCGACACGGCCGACGTGTTCCAAGAAGTTTTCCAAGCGGTCGCGCTGCATATCGGCGACTTCCGCCGTGAGCAGAAGCTCGACACGTTTCGCGGCTGGCTGCGCACGATCACGCTGAACAAAGTGAACGACCATTTTCGGAAGCTGCAGCGCGAGCCGCAGGGAATCGGCGGGAGCGAAGCGCAGCAACGGCTGACGTCGCTCCCCGCCCCGTCGGAGCGCAGCGAAGAGTCGAGCGCCGCAACTCCTCCCGGCAACGAGATTCCCATTGACTCCCCTGCCGAGATCGAGCGCACGTTCGAGCGCAACTTGTTTCGCCGCGGCCTGGATTTGATCCGCTCCGAGTTCGAGCCGCGCACGTGGCAGGCCTTTTGGATGACGGCCGTCGACGGACGCGCCACGGCCGACGTCGCCGCCGATTTAGCAATGACTTCCGGAGCCGTAAGGGTCGCCAAATCACGCGTCCTGCATCGCCTGAGAACCGAACTGGGAGACTTGCGGAAATAAACCGAAGGCCGACGCCGGACGCTGTAACGACCTTCCGTCTTCTATCTTAATGGGCCCCAGCGGACCAACGGTCGCGGCGGCTCGTCACGTGAGAACGATTGGGAACGTCACATCGAGATATCGAGGACATGAATTCGACTACGTGCCCGGACGCCGCCGAACTGTCGCGCTTCGCGATCGGGGATCTCCCCGTCGCGTCGTTGAACGGCGTCGCCGAGCACATCGAGCAGTGCGACCTCTGCCGAGGCGTGCTCGAATCGCTCGAAGAAACCGACGACCCACTCGTTTCCGGCTTGCGCGACGTCGACGATTCGACGCTGCCGGCCGAGGGGTTGCGTGCGCAATGGATCGCCGCGGCCATGTCGGTTCGCAGGACGGGCGGAGTCGGCATGTCGCGCTCGGCCGACGGCGCCATGCGGTTCGGCAAGTTCGAGCTGCTCGAAGAGTTGGGCTGCGGCTCGTTCGGCCATGTATTTCGCGCGCGCGATACGGAGCTCGACCGGACGGTCGCGATCAAAATTCTTCGCGCCGGCGAGTTCGCCGACGAGCACGACGTCGAGCGATTGCTGCGCGAAGCGCGCAGCGCCGCGCAATTGAAACATGCGGGCATCGTCGCGTTGTTCGACATCGGTCAGACGGCGGACGGAGCCTATTTTCTGGTCGAAGAGTTCATCGAAGGGACGACGCTGGCCGCTTGCATGGCGCACCAGCGGTACGACGTCCAGCGCTCGGTTCGGCTGGCGGCGGATGTCGCCGATGCTTTGGACTACGCCCATCATCAAGGGATCATCCATCGCGATATCAAGCCGTCGAACATCATGCTCGATCTCGAAGGTCGGTCGCATCTGATGGACTTCGGCCTCGCCAAGCGCGAAGGAGATGAAACGGCGATGACGCTCGACGGCCAAGTGCTCGGCACGCCGGCGTATATGTCGCCGGAGCAGGCCCGCGGGGAGTCTCGCAGCGTCGATGCACGGAGCGATATCTACAGCCTCGGCGTAGTGCTGTATGAACTGCTGACCGGCGAGCGACCGTTTCGGGGCAATCGACGGATGCTCCTGCTGCACGTCTTGGAAGACGAGCCGCGCCCCTTGCGGCAACTGAACGACAAAGTTCCTCGCGACTTGGAGACGGTCTGTCTGAAGGCGATGGCGAAGTCGCCGAGCCGGCGCTACGCCACGGCCGCCGAATTCGCCGCAGACCTGCGCCGCTGGTCGCGCGGCGAATCGATTCAGGCTCGTCCGATCGGAGCTCATCAACGCTTGTGGCTCTGGTGTCGCCGCAACCCGATGCCGGCGAGCCTATTGGTGGCCGTGACGTTAGGTTCGGCGTTCGGCTTTTGGCATCTGTCGCGGTTGTCGGAGTATCTGGTGCGATCGACCGCGCTGGAGAGCGTGAAGCAGCAGGCCGAGATGCTGGAAGAAATCGACAAGATGTACACGACCGAGGTCGTCGAGCGTCTCGCGCCGTTGAAAATCGAGATCACGCATGATTATCGTACGAAATCGTCGACGGCGATTCCGCTGCCGGCGACGTTGAACATCGACCTCGGGCAGCGCGTCAGCGAGAAGAGCGCGTCGGGCATGCAGGTCCGGCTCTACAGCGACCACCCGTTCAAGTCGCGCGCCGGCGGGGGTCCGAAGGATGATTTCGAGCGTTACGCCCTCACGGCCTTGGCGGCAGACTCGAGCCAACCGATCGACCGCTTCGAGACCTACCAGGGGCGCCCGTCGTTGCGCTTCGCCAAGGCCCGGCTCATGGCCGAAGGGTGCGTGCGCTGCCACAACCAACACAACGAAAGCACGAAAAAGAACTGGAAAGCGGGAGAACTGGGGGGCGTTTTGGAGATTATTCGCCCGCTCGATCAAGACATCGCCCGCACACACGCCGGCCTGCGGGGAACCTTCATCC harbors:
- a CDS encoding sigma-70 family RNA polymerase sigma factor, whose amino-acid sequence is MQATLEPSRSGDESSSHGTSSHGTSRSLIERVRGDELGAWDRLVTLYAPLVAYWCRTRRLGHADTADVFQEVFQAVALHIGDFRREQKLDTFRGWLRTITLNKVNDHFRKLQREPQGIGGSEAQQRLTSLPAPSERSEESSAATPPGNEIPIDSPAEIERTFERNLFRRGLDLIRSEFEPRTWQAFWMTAVDGRATADVAADLAMTSGAVRVAKSRVLHRLRTELGDLRK
- a CDS encoding protein kinase translates to MNSTTCPDAAELSRFAIGDLPVASLNGVAEHIEQCDLCRGVLESLEETDDPLVSGLRDVDDSTLPAEGLRAQWIAAAMSVRRTGGVGMSRSADGAMRFGKFELLEELGCGSFGHVFRARDTELDRTVAIKILRAGEFADEHDVERLLREARSAAQLKHAGIVALFDIGQTADGAYFLVEEFIEGTTLAACMAHQRYDVQRSVRLAADVADALDYAHHQGIIHRDIKPSNIMLDLEGRSHLMDFGLAKREGDETAMTLDGQVLGTPAYMSPEQARGESRSVDARSDIYSLGVVLYELLTGERPFRGNRRMLLLHVLEDEPRPLRQLNDKVPRDLETVCLKAMAKSPSRRYATAAEFAADLRRWSRGESIQARPIGAHQRLWLWCRRNPMPASLLVAVTLGSAFGFWHLSRLSEYLVRSTALESVKQQAEMLEEIDKMYTTEVVERLAPLKIEITHDYRTKSSTAIPLPATLNIDLGQRVSEKSASGMQVRLYSDHPFKSRAGGGPKDDFERYALTALAADSSQPIDRFETYQGRPSLRFAKARLMAEGCVRCHNQHNESTKKNWKAGELGGVLEIIRPLDQDIARTHAGLRGTFILVASISGSLLTLSALVAWLRNRARKLTGTG